One Fusarium poae strain DAOMC 252244 chromosome 4, whole genome shotgun sequence DNA window includes the following coding sequences:
- a CDS encoding hypothetical protein (BUSCO:33856at5125), whose protein sequence is MSAAIAMAPSPAPHERFSNPELPAPSTSAAATGTSPSAQRSSLNLSTSHATAQSSTSSSPKAAGQGSKSSPSSASRSAGAPPRIIVKKEPASPSMTNTRPRPRKLDLSKNTPKSNQPTSARPMTARDGLAIQEVGIACLSPGFVTQDPVMKEQLQRSMSVREQQRHIIEARLHQQSAKGDGPDKDNSFAAKTPGMSRRNKAPPGLSIVAPSHEQFANERVIQSAPLGHSFTGRQHPAPMTRHITNQPSNLSNTSHIHHIPANPTSNRLPPISDVFGQGLSAHPDNAPPSQSLYPSNHNSRGPLTSPSHPPPPPQAPTPGRGREYRSAEEAQQDLAGGRTELLPKLVHYGGHQPPTPPSPAPGSRPIDASRSTSRRRTRAEYEDGSPPLGHGPAPTRARGPFGAGRDSPDTQRAKKEEFIRLCERAWDLFHS, encoded by the exons ATGAGTGCTGCAATTGCCATGGCTCCCTCTCCCGCTCCCCACGAAAGATTCTCCAATCCTGAACTACCCGCTCCCTCCACGTCGGCCGCCGCCACTGGAACTTCCCCATCAGCACAACGCTCATCCCTCAATCTTTCAACATCGCATGCGACAGCTCAGTCCTCCACCAGCAGCAGCCCTAAAGCTGCTGGTCAAGGTAGCAAGTCATCACCATCTAGCGC CTCCCGATCCGCTGGCGCACCCCCTAGAATTATCGTAAAGAAGGAGCCTGCTTCTCCCAGTATGACCAACACGCGACCTCGACCGCGCAAACTCGACCTGTCCAAGAACACACCCAAATCCAACCAGCCGACCTCGGCACGGCCCATGACTGCGCGCGACGGCCTAGCTATTCAAGAAGTTGGTATTGCTTGTCTCTCTCCTGGCTTCGTCACCCAAGATCCTGTTATGAAGGAGCAGCTACAGCGAAGTATGTCAGTGAGAGAACAACAGCGACACATCATCGAGGCCAGACTTCACCAGCAATCTGCCAAGGGAGACGGACCTGACAAAGACAACTCATTCGCCGCCAAAACTCCCGGCATGTCTCGACGAAACAAGGCCCCTCCTGGCCTTTCTATCGTTGCTCCTTCTCATGAGCAGTTTGCCAATGAGAGAGTTATCCAGTCTGCGCCTCTTGGGCACAGCTTTACTGGGCGACAACATCCTGCTCCTATGACCCGACACATCACCAACCAGCCATCTAACTTGTCCAACACTTCGCATATCCACCACATTCCTGCTAATCCAACATCCAACCGATTGCCACCTATCAGCGATGTCTTTGGTCAGGGGCTTTCTGCGCATCCCGACAATGCTCCTCCGTCTCAGTCTCTTTACCCTAGTAATCACAACTCTCGCGGGCCTTTGACATCTCCTAGTCACCCTCCGCCTCCTCCCCAGGCCCCAACGCCTGGCCGTGGCCGTGAGTATCGATCTGCCGAGGAGGCCCAACAAGACCTCGCTGGCGGACGAACAGAGCTTCTCCCCAAGCTTGTCCACTATGGCGGACATCAGCCACCaactcctccttctccagctCCTGGCAGCCGACCCATTGATGCGTCGCGAAGCACAAGCAGGCGAAGGACCCGAGCTGAATATGAAGACGGCAGCCCGCCACTGGGACATGGGCCGGCGCCTACACGTGCCCGCGGACCCTTCGGTGCCGGACGAGATAGTCCCGATACTCAGCGAGCCAAAAAGGAAGAGTTCATCCGTCTATGTGAACGGGCCTGGGACCTGTTCCACTCATAG
- a CDS encoding hypothetical protein (BUSCO:23199at5125), which yields MPTASGSSKPPSATSSKPPSVKSQDGVKNSPGLTPQNGAITANGNPPSDTHLKPTTSVKNRLTRMFSSKDTSRVPTPAPSTIDLPNRPRANSTNGTSTPAGKTPSTEKGSDKPVQKPAEKATTPGKSTPKSTSKEPSQRFVLDPEFQGGHEHHLRSSRRQEKLSDMWRALIGKKHEETPEHDLSLVSNWVDTLQQEKEEAGEKKNGPSATTTTLVEKYGKCQEIVGRGAFGIVRISHKKIGGSNEKLFAVKEFRRRPEETEKKYSKRLTAEFCISSSLRHPNVIHTLDLLKDAKGDYCEVMEFCAGGDLYTLVLSSGKLEVQEADCFFKQMMRGVEYLHEMGVAHRDLKPENLLLTTRGALKITDFGNGECFRMAWETDAHMVSGLCGSAPYIAPEEYTDKEFDARAVDVWACGVIFMAMRTGRHLWRLAKKDEDEFYARYLEGRRDEEGYGPIESLHRARCRNVIYSVLDPHPTRRLTAAQVLKSEWVREIKLCKAGEEGL from the exons ATGCCCACCGCATCTGGTTCCTCAAAACCACCATCTGCAACGAGCTCAAAACCGCCCTCGGTCAAGTCTCAAGATGGCGTCAAGAACTCCCCAGGTCTAACACCGCAAAATGGTGCGATCACTGCCAACGGAAACCCTCCTTCGGACACCCACTTGAAGCCCACCACCTCTGTCAAGAATCGCCTCACTCGCATGTTTTCGTCCAAGGATACATCAAGAGTGCCGACACCTGCTCCCTCGACCATCGACCTACCTAACCGCCCACGCGCCAACTCGACGAATGGTACCTCTACGCCTGCGGGAAAGACACCATCAACTGAGAAGGGGAGTGACAAGCCTGTACAGAAACCCGCCGAAAAAGCAACAACCCCCGGAAAATCTACACCAAAGTCAACCAGCAAGGAGCCCTCTCAGCGCTTTGTTCTAGATCCAGAGTTTCAGGGAGGCCATGAGCATCATTTAAGATCAAGTCGACGTCAGGAGAAGCTTTCAGATATGTGGAGAGCACTCATCGGCAAGAAGCATGAGGAAACGCCCGAACACGATCTATCACTCGTCTCGAACTGGGTGGACACTTTgcaacaagagaaagaagaagcggGCGAAAAGAAAAACGGTCCCAgtgcaacaacaacaaccctAGTCGAAAAATACGGCAAATGTCAGGAGATAGTCGGACGTGGTGCGTTCGGCATTGTTCGCATCTCTCACAAGAAAATCGGAGGCAGCAATGAAAAGTTGTTTGCTGTCAAGGAGTTCCGACGCAGGCCAGAAGAAACAGAGAAGAAGTATAGCAAGCGTCTTACAGCCGAATTTTGTATATCGTCGTCACTTCGACACCCCAACGTTATTCATACGCTTGATCTACTCAAGGACGCCAAGGGCGATTATTGCGAAGTAATGGAGTTCTGTGCTGGAGGAGATCTCTACACTCTCGTCCTCTCAAGTGGGAAGCTCGAAGTTCAAGAAGCCGATTGTTTCTTCAAGCAGATGATGCGTGGTGTTGAATATCTACACGAAATGGGTGTAGCACATCGCGATCTCAAGCCCGAGAACCTGCTGCTTACCACCCGCGGCGCCCTTAAGATCACAGATTTTGGTAACGGAGAGTGTTTCCGAATGGCTTGGGAAACGGACGCGCACATGGTCTCTGGCCTATGCGGTTCTGCTCCCTACATTGCCCCCGAGGAATACACTGATAAGGAGTTCGACGCCAGAGCTGTAGACGTGTGGGCCTGTGGTGTTATTTTCATGGCAATGCGAACCGGTCGTCATCTTTGGCGATTGGCTaagaaggatgaagatgaattCTATGCCCGATACCTTGAGGGCCGCCGAGACGAGGAAGGTTACGGCCCTATCGAGTCTCTTCATCGG GCCCGATGTCGCAACGTAATTTACTCGGTTCTCGATCCTCATCCTACTCGCCGTTTGACAGCTGCTCAAGTCCTTAAGTCAGAATGGGTACGCGAGATCAAGCTATGCAAGGCTGGTGAAGAGGGTCTGTAA